A genome region from Gallus gallus isolate bGalGal1 chromosome 9, bGalGal1.mat.broiler.GRCg7b, whole genome shotgun sequence includes the following:
- the MFSD1 gene encoding major facilitator superfamily domain-containing protein 1 isoform X4, whose amino-acid sequence MKVNTARFMALYAWYSWPNVVLCFFGGFLIDRVFGIRLGTVIFSIFVCVGQVIFALGALVNAFWLMEVGRFIFGIGGESLAVAQNTYAVSWFKGKELNLVFGLQLSMARIGSTVNMNIMGWIYSRVQDLLGHTGHATLGLTLLIGGITCLFSLACALILAYLDKRAEKLLCKEQGKTGEVIKLTDVKNFSLSLWLIFVICVCYYAAVFPFIGLGKVFFIEKFQFSSQEASAINSVVYIISAPMSPVFGILVDKVGKNIIWVLCAVITTLASHIMLAFTFWNPWIAMCLLGVAYSLLACALWPMVAFVVPEHQLGTAYGFMQSIQNLGLAVIAIAAGMILDTRGYLFLEVFFSACVSLSLVAVVMLYFVNHLTGGDLNWSAKKREKLQKVAANEAEEQERLRRQNEDDLAKLQPKDDDFSLRNKYLSRLGAQLPDNYSSYLSTMAHRSVLK is encoded by the exons ATGAAGGTGAACACGGCACGGTTCATGGCACTCTATGCCTGGTATTCCTGGCCCAACGTGGTTCTTTGCTTCTTTGGAGGCTTTCTAATAGACAGAGTTTTTGGAATACG gTTGGGCACTGTAATATTCAGCATCTTTGTTTGCGTTGGGCAG GTGATTTTTGCCTTGGGTGCACTAGTTAATGCTTTTTGGCTGATGGAAGTGGGCAGATTTATATTTGG aatagGTGGTGAATCCTTAGCAGTGGCACAAAACACGTATGCAGTCAGCTGGTTTAAAGGCAAGGAGTTAAATCTCGTGTTTGGATTACAACTGAGCATGGCCAGAATT GGGAGCACAGTGAACATGAATATCATGGGATGGATATACTCGCGAGTTCAAGATCTTCTGGGGCATACTGGTCACGCTACTCTTGGATTAACTCTCCTGATAG GTGGCATAACATGTCTCTTCTCACTGGCCTGTGCCCTAATCCTTGCTTATCTGGACAAGAGAGCAGAGAAGCTCCTTTGTAAAGAGCAGGGAAAAACAG GTGAAGTCATCAAGCTGACCGATGTGAAGAACTTCTCTTTGTCATTGTGGCTTATATTTGTAATATGTGTCTGCTATTACGCAGCGGTCTTTCCTTTCATTGGACTTGGAAA GGTCTTCTTCATTGAAAAATTCCAATTCTCATCTCAAGAAGCAAGTGCAATTAACAG TGTTGTGTACATTATATCGGCTCCCATGTCCCCTGTCTTTGGAATCCTGGTGGATAAAGTTGGAAAGAATATCATCTGGGTTTTATGTGCTGTAATAACGACGCTCGCTTCTCATATTATGTTGGCTTTCACTTTCTGGAACCCCTGGATTGCAATG TGCTTACTAGGAGTGGCGTACTCCTTGCTTGCCTGTGCCCTGTGGCCCATGGTGGCCTTTGTTGTTCCAGAACATCAGCTGGGAACCGCTTATGGCTT CATGCAGTCTATCCAGAATCTCGGTCTGGCAGTTATTGCTATAGCAGCTGGGATGATTCTGGACACAAGAGGATACCTGTTTCTTGAAGTCTTCTTCAGTGCTTGTGTTTCCT tgTCACTGGTAGCTGTAGTCATGCTGTATTTTGTGAATCACCTAACAG GTGGTGATCTTAACTGGTCGgcaaagaagagggaaaaactGCAAAAAGTAGCTGCAAATGA agcaGAAGAACAAGAGAGACTCAGACGTCAAAATGAAGATGACTTGGCTAAATTACAGCCAAAAGATGATGACTTTAGTTTAAGGAATAAATACCTCTCCAGACTAGGCGCTCAG CTACCAGATAATTACTCTTCCTATTTATCGACCATGGCACACAGAAGCGTGTTGAAATAG
- the MFSD1 gene encoding major facilitator superfamily domain-containing protein 1 isoform X1 translates to MAEEERALLGPDGGDGGSAAPPRALPAVCDPSRLPHRLLVLALMCFLGFGSCFCYDNPAALQTQVQGDMKVNTARFMALYAWYSWPNVVLCFFGGFLIDRVFGIRLGTVIFSIFVCVGQVIFALGALVNAFWLMEVGRFIFGIGGESLAVAQNTYAVSWFKGKELNLVFGLQLSMARIGSTVNMNIMGWIYSRVQDLLGHTGHATLGLTLLIGGITCLFSLACALILAYLDKRAEKLLCKEQGKTGEVIKLTDVKNFSLSLWLIFVICVCYYAAVFPFIGLGKVFFIEKFQFSSQEASAINSVVYIISAPMSPVFGILVDKVGKNIIWVLCAVITTLASHIMLAFTFWNPWIAMCLLGVAYSLLACALWPMVAFVVPEHQLGTAYGFMQSIQNLGLAVIAIAAGMILDTRGYLFLEVFFSACVSLSLVAVVMLYFVNHLTGGDLNWSAKKREKLQKVAANEAEEQERLRRQNEDDLAKLQPKDDDFSLRNKYLSRLGAQLPDNYSSYLSTMAHRSVLK, encoded by the exons ATGGCGGAGGAGGAGCGGGCCCTACTGGGCCCCGACGGCGGCGATGGCGGCTCCGCGGCCCCCCCCCGCGCCCTGCCCGCCGTGTGTGACCCGAGCCGCCTCCCGCACCGCCTGCTCGTCCTCGCGCTCATGTGCTTCCTCGGCTTCG GCAGCTGCTTCTGCTACGACAACCCGGCGGCGCTCCAGACGCAGGTTCAGGGG GATATGAAGGTGAACACGGCACGGTTCATGGCACTCTATGCCTGGTATTCCTGGCCCAACGTGGTTCTTTGCTTCTTTGGAGGCTTTCTAATAGACAGAGTTTTTGGAATACG gTTGGGCACTGTAATATTCAGCATCTTTGTTTGCGTTGGGCAG GTGATTTTTGCCTTGGGTGCACTAGTTAATGCTTTTTGGCTGATGGAAGTGGGCAGATTTATATTTGG aatagGTGGTGAATCCTTAGCAGTGGCACAAAACACGTATGCAGTCAGCTGGTTTAAAGGCAAGGAGTTAAATCTCGTGTTTGGATTACAACTGAGCATGGCCAGAATT GGGAGCACAGTGAACATGAATATCATGGGATGGATATACTCGCGAGTTCAAGATCTTCTGGGGCATACTGGTCACGCTACTCTTGGATTAACTCTCCTGATAG GTGGCATAACATGTCTCTTCTCACTGGCCTGTGCCCTAATCCTTGCTTATCTGGACAAGAGAGCAGAGAAGCTCCTTTGTAAAGAGCAGGGAAAAACAG GTGAAGTCATCAAGCTGACCGATGTGAAGAACTTCTCTTTGTCATTGTGGCTTATATTTGTAATATGTGTCTGCTATTACGCAGCGGTCTTTCCTTTCATTGGACTTGGAAA GGTCTTCTTCATTGAAAAATTCCAATTCTCATCTCAAGAAGCAAGTGCAATTAACAG TGTTGTGTACATTATATCGGCTCCCATGTCCCCTGTCTTTGGAATCCTGGTGGATAAAGTTGGAAAGAATATCATCTGGGTTTTATGTGCTGTAATAACGACGCTCGCTTCTCATATTATGTTGGCTTTCACTTTCTGGAACCCCTGGATTGCAATG TGCTTACTAGGAGTGGCGTACTCCTTGCTTGCCTGTGCCCTGTGGCCCATGGTGGCCTTTGTTGTTCCAGAACATCAGCTGGGAACCGCTTATGGCTT CATGCAGTCTATCCAGAATCTCGGTCTGGCAGTTATTGCTATAGCAGCTGGGATGATTCTGGACACAAGAGGATACCTGTTTCTTGAAGTCTTCTTCAGTGCTTGTGTTTCCT tgTCACTGGTAGCTGTAGTCATGCTGTATTTTGTGAATCACCTAACAG GTGGTGATCTTAACTGGTCGgcaaagaagagggaaaaactGCAAAAAGTAGCTGCAAATGA agcaGAAGAACAAGAGAGACTCAGACGTCAAAATGAAGATGACTTGGCTAAATTACAGCCAAAAGATGATGACTTTAGTTTAAGGAATAAATACCTCTCCAGACTAGGCGCTCAG CTACCAGATAATTACTCTTCCTATTTATCGACCATGGCACACAGAAGCGTGTTGAAATAG
- the MFSD1 gene encoding major facilitator superfamily domain-containing protein 1 isoform X5 yields MKVNTARFMALYAWYSWPNVVLCFFGGFLIDRVFGIRLGTVIFSIFVCVGQVIFALGALVNAFWLMEVGRFIFGIGGESLAVAQNTYAVSWFKGKELNLVFGLQLSMARIGSTVNMNIMGWIYSRVQDLLGHTGHATLGLTLLIGGITCLFSLACALILAYLDKRAEKLLCKEQGKTGEVIKLTDVKNFSLSLWLIFVICVCYYAAVFPFIGLGKVFFIEKFQFSSQEASAINSVVYIISAPMSPVFGILVDKVGKNIIWVLCAVITTLASHIMLAFTFWNPWIAMCLLGVAYSLLACALWPMVAFVVPEHQLGTAYGFMQSIQNLGLAVIAIAAGMILDTRGYLFLEVFFSACVSLSLVAVVMLYFVNHLTGGDLNWSAKKREKLQKVAANDLLYC; encoded by the exons ATGAAGGTGAACACGGCACGGTTCATGGCACTCTATGCCTGGTATTCCTGGCCCAACGTGGTTCTTTGCTTCTTTGGAGGCTTTCTAATAGACAGAGTTTTTGGAATACG gTTGGGCACTGTAATATTCAGCATCTTTGTTTGCGTTGGGCAG GTGATTTTTGCCTTGGGTGCACTAGTTAATGCTTTTTGGCTGATGGAAGTGGGCAGATTTATATTTGG aatagGTGGTGAATCCTTAGCAGTGGCACAAAACACGTATGCAGTCAGCTGGTTTAAAGGCAAGGAGTTAAATCTCGTGTTTGGATTACAACTGAGCATGGCCAGAATT GGGAGCACAGTGAACATGAATATCATGGGATGGATATACTCGCGAGTTCAAGATCTTCTGGGGCATACTGGTCACGCTACTCTTGGATTAACTCTCCTGATAG GTGGCATAACATGTCTCTTCTCACTGGCCTGTGCCCTAATCCTTGCTTATCTGGACAAGAGAGCAGAGAAGCTCCTTTGTAAAGAGCAGGGAAAAACAG GTGAAGTCATCAAGCTGACCGATGTGAAGAACTTCTCTTTGTCATTGTGGCTTATATTTGTAATATGTGTCTGCTATTACGCAGCGGTCTTTCCTTTCATTGGACTTGGAAA GGTCTTCTTCATTGAAAAATTCCAATTCTCATCTCAAGAAGCAAGTGCAATTAACAG TGTTGTGTACATTATATCGGCTCCCATGTCCCCTGTCTTTGGAATCCTGGTGGATAAAGTTGGAAAGAATATCATCTGGGTTTTATGTGCTGTAATAACGACGCTCGCTTCTCATATTATGTTGGCTTTCACTTTCTGGAACCCCTGGATTGCAATG TGCTTACTAGGAGTGGCGTACTCCTTGCTTGCCTGTGCCCTGTGGCCCATGGTGGCCTTTGTTGTTCCAGAACATCAGCTGGGAACCGCTTATGGCTT CATGCAGTCTATCCAGAATCTCGGTCTGGCAGTTATTGCTATAGCAGCTGGGATGATTCTGGACACAAGAGGATACCTGTTTCTTGAAGTCTTCTTCAGTGCTTGTGTTTCCT tgTCACTGGTAGCTGTAGTCATGCTGTATTTTGTGAATCACCTAACAG GTGGTGATCTTAACTGGTCGgcaaagaagagggaaaaactGCAAAAAGTAGCTGCAAATGA CCTTTTATACTGTTGA
- the MFSD1 gene encoding major facilitator superfamily domain-containing protein 1, with translation MAEEERALLGPDGGDGGSAAPPRALPAVCDPSRLPHRLLVLALMCFLGFGSCFCYDNPAALQTQVQGDMKVNTARFMALYAWLGTVIFSIFVCVGQVIFALGALVNAFWLMEVGRFIFGIGGESLAVAQNTYAVSWFKGKELNLVFGLQLSMARIGSTVNMNIMGWIYSRVQDLLGHTGHATLGLTLLIGGITCLFSLACALILAYLDKRAEKLLCKEQGKTGEVIKLTDVKNFSLSLWLIFVICVCYYAAVFPFIGLGKVFFIEKFQFSSQEASAINSVVYIISAPMSPVFGILVDKVGKNIIWVLCAVITTLASHIMLAFTFWNPWIAMCLLGVAYSLLACALWPMVAFVVPEHQLGTAYGFMQSIQNLGLAVIAIAAGMILDTRGYLFLEVFFSACVSLSLVAVVMLYFVNHLTGGDLNWSAKKREKLQKVAANDLLYC, from the exons ATGGCGGAGGAGGAGCGGGCCCTACTGGGCCCCGACGGCGGCGATGGCGGCTCCGCGGCCCCCCCCCGCGCCCTGCCCGCCGTGTGTGACCCGAGCCGCCTCCCGCACCGCCTGCTCGTCCTCGCGCTCATGTGCTTCCTCGGCTTCG GCAGCTGCTTCTGCTACGACAACCCGGCGGCGCTCCAGACGCAGGTTCAGGGG GATATGAAGGTGAACACGGCACGGTTCATGGCACTCTATGCCTG gTTGGGCACTGTAATATTCAGCATCTTTGTTTGCGTTGGGCAG GTGATTTTTGCCTTGGGTGCACTAGTTAATGCTTTTTGGCTGATGGAAGTGGGCAGATTTATATTTGG aatagGTGGTGAATCCTTAGCAGTGGCACAAAACACGTATGCAGTCAGCTGGTTTAAAGGCAAGGAGTTAAATCTCGTGTTTGGATTACAACTGAGCATGGCCAGAATT GGGAGCACAGTGAACATGAATATCATGGGATGGATATACTCGCGAGTTCAAGATCTTCTGGGGCATACTGGTCACGCTACTCTTGGATTAACTCTCCTGATAG GTGGCATAACATGTCTCTTCTCACTGGCCTGTGCCCTAATCCTTGCTTATCTGGACAAGAGAGCAGAGAAGCTCCTTTGTAAAGAGCAGGGAAAAACAG GTGAAGTCATCAAGCTGACCGATGTGAAGAACTTCTCTTTGTCATTGTGGCTTATATTTGTAATATGTGTCTGCTATTACGCAGCGGTCTTTCCTTTCATTGGACTTGGAAA GGTCTTCTTCATTGAAAAATTCCAATTCTCATCTCAAGAAGCAAGTGCAATTAACAG TGTTGTGTACATTATATCGGCTCCCATGTCCCCTGTCTTTGGAATCCTGGTGGATAAAGTTGGAAAGAATATCATCTGGGTTTTATGTGCTGTAATAACGACGCTCGCTTCTCATATTATGTTGGCTTTCACTTTCTGGAACCCCTGGATTGCAATG TGCTTACTAGGAGTGGCGTACTCCTTGCTTGCCTGTGCCCTGTGGCCCATGGTGGCCTTTGTTGTTCCAGAACATCAGCTGGGAACCGCTTATGGCTT CATGCAGTCTATCCAGAATCTCGGTCTGGCAGTTATTGCTATAGCAGCTGGGATGATTCTGGACACAAGAGGATACCTGTTTCTTGAAGTCTTCTTCAGTGCTTGTGTTTCCT tgTCACTGGTAGCTGTAGTCATGCTGTATTTTGTGAATCACCTAACAG GTGGTGATCTTAACTGGTCGgcaaagaagagggaaaaactGCAAAAAGTAGCTGCAAATGA CCTTTTATACTGTTGA
- the MFSD1 gene encoding major facilitator superfamily domain-containing protein 1 isoform X2 → MAEEERALLGPDGGDGGSAAPPRALPAVCDPSRLPHRLLVLALMCFLGFGSCFCYDNPAALQTQVQGDMKVNTARFMALYAWYSWPNVVLCFFGGFLIDRVFGIRLGTVIFSIFVCVGQVIFALGALVNAFWLMEVGRFIFGIGGESLAVAQNTYAVSWFKGKELNLVFGLQLSMARIGSTVNMNIMGWIYSRVQDLLGHTGHATLGLTLLIGGITCLFSLACALILAYLDKRAEKLLCKEQGKTGEVIKLTDVKNFSLSLWLIFVICVCYYAAVFPFIGLGKVFFIEKFQFSSQEASAINSVVYIISAPMSPVFGILVDKVGKNIIWVLCAVITTLASHIMLAFTFWNPWIAMCLLGVAYSLLACALWPMVAFVVPEHQLGTAYGFMQSIQNLGLAVIAIAAGMILDTRGYLFLEVFFSACVSLSLVAVVMLYFVNHLTGGDLNWSAKKREKLQKVAANDLLYC, encoded by the exons ATGGCGGAGGAGGAGCGGGCCCTACTGGGCCCCGACGGCGGCGATGGCGGCTCCGCGGCCCCCCCCCGCGCCCTGCCCGCCGTGTGTGACCCGAGCCGCCTCCCGCACCGCCTGCTCGTCCTCGCGCTCATGTGCTTCCTCGGCTTCG GCAGCTGCTTCTGCTACGACAACCCGGCGGCGCTCCAGACGCAGGTTCAGGGG GATATGAAGGTGAACACGGCACGGTTCATGGCACTCTATGCCTGGTATTCCTGGCCCAACGTGGTTCTTTGCTTCTTTGGAGGCTTTCTAATAGACAGAGTTTTTGGAATACG gTTGGGCACTGTAATATTCAGCATCTTTGTTTGCGTTGGGCAG GTGATTTTTGCCTTGGGTGCACTAGTTAATGCTTTTTGGCTGATGGAAGTGGGCAGATTTATATTTGG aatagGTGGTGAATCCTTAGCAGTGGCACAAAACACGTATGCAGTCAGCTGGTTTAAAGGCAAGGAGTTAAATCTCGTGTTTGGATTACAACTGAGCATGGCCAGAATT GGGAGCACAGTGAACATGAATATCATGGGATGGATATACTCGCGAGTTCAAGATCTTCTGGGGCATACTGGTCACGCTACTCTTGGATTAACTCTCCTGATAG GTGGCATAACATGTCTCTTCTCACTGGCCTGTGCCCTAATCCTTGCTTATCTGGACAAGAGAGCAGAGAAGCTCCTTTGTAAAGAGCAGGGAAAAACAG GTGAAGTCATCAAGCTGACCGATGTGAAGAACTTCTCTTTGTCATTGTGGCTTATATTTGTAATATGTGTCTGCTATTACGCAGCGGTCTTTCCTTTCATTGGACTTGGAAA GGTCTTCTTCATTGAAAAATTCCAATTCTCATCTCAAGAAGCAAGTGCAATTAACAG TGTTGTGTACATTATATCGGCTCCCATGTCCCCTGTCTTTGGAATCCTGGTGGATAAAGTTGGAAAGAATATCATCTGGGTTTTATGTGCTGTAATAACGACGCTCGCTTCTCATATTATGTTGGCTTTCACTTTCTGGAACCCCTGGATTGCAATG TGCTTACTAGGAGTGGCGTACTCCTTGCTTGCCTGTGCCCTGTGGCCCATGGTGGCCTTTGTTGTTCCAGAACATCAGCTGGGAACCGCTTATGGCTT CATGCAGTCTATCCAGAATCTCGGTCTGGCAGTTATTGCTATAGCAGCTGGGATGATTCTGGACACAAGAGGATACCTGTTTCTTGAAGTCTTCTTCAGTGCTTGTGTTTCCT tgTCACTGGTAGCTGTAGTCATGCTGTATTTTGTGAATCACCTAACAG GTGGTGATCTTAACTGGTCGgcaaagaagagggaaaaactGCAAAAAGTAGCTGCAAATGA CCTTTTATACTGTTGA
- the MFSD1 gene encoding major facilitator superfamily domain-containing protein 1 isoform X3, which produces MAEEERALLGPDGGDGGSAAPPRALPAVCDPSRLPHRLLVLALMCFLGFGSCFCYDNPAALQTQVQGDMKVNTARFMALYAWYSWPNVVLCFFGGFLIDRVFGIRLGTVIFSIFVCVGQVIFALGALVNAFWLMEVGRFIFGIGGESLAVAQNTYAVSWFKGKELNLVFGLQLSMARIGSTVNMNIMGWIYSRVQDLLGHTGHATLGLTLLIGGITCLFSLACALILAYLDKRAEKLLCKEQGKTGEVIKLTDVKNFSLSLWLIFVICVCYYAAVFPFIGLGKVFFIEKFQFSSQEASAINSVVYIISAPMSPVFGILVDKVGKNIIWVLCAVITTLASHIMLAFTFWNPWIAMCLLGVAYSLLACALWPMVAFVVPEHQLGTAYGFMQSIQNLGLAVIAIAAGMILDTRGYLFLEVFFSACVSLSLVAVVMLYFVNHLTGGDLNWSAKKREKLQKVAANEKEI; this is translated from the exons ATGGCGGAGGAGGAGCGGGCCCTACTGGGCCCCGACGGCGGCGATGGCGGCTCCGCGGCCCCCCCCCGCGCCCTGCCCGCCGTGTGTGACCCGAGCCGCCTCCCGCACCGCCTGCTCGTCCTCGCGCTCATGTGCTTCCTCGGCTTCG GCAGCTGCTTCTGCTACGACAACCCGGCGGCGCTCCAGACGCAGGTTCAGGGG GATATGAAGGTGAACACGGCACGGTTCATGGCACTCTATGCCTGGTATTCCTGGCCCAACGTGGTTCTTTGCTTCTTTGGAGGCTTTCTAATAGACAGAGTTTTTGGAATACG gTTGGGCACTGTAATATTCAGCATCTTTGTTTGCGTTGGGCAG GTGATTTTTGCCTTGGGTGCACTAGTTAATGCTTTTTGGCTGATGGAAGTGGGCAGATTTATATTTGG aatagGTGGTGAATCCTTAGCAGTGGCACAAAACACGTATGCAGTCAGCTGGTTTAAAGGCAAGGAGTTAAATCTCGTGTTTGGATTACAACTGAGCATGGCCAGAATT GGGAGCACAGTGAACATGAATATCATGGGATGGATATACTCGCGAGTTCAAGATCTTCTGGGGCATACTGGTCACGCTACTCTTGGATTAACTCTCCTGATAG GTGGCATAACATGTCTCTTCTCACTGGCCTGTGCCCTAATCCTTGCTTATCTGGACAAGAGAGCAGAGAAGCTCCTTTGTAAAGAGCAGGGAAAAACAG GTGAAGTCATCAAGCTGACCGATGTGAAGAACTTCTCTTTGTCATTGTGGCTTATATTTGTAATATGTGTCTGCTATTACGCAGCGGTCTTTCCTTTCATTGGACTTGGAAA GGTCTTCTTCATTGAAAAATTCCAATTCTCATCTCAAGAAGCAAGTGCAATTAACAG TGTTGTGTACATTATATCGGCTCCCATGTCCCCTGTCTTTGGAATCCTGGTGGATAAAGTTGGAAAGAATATCATCTGGGTTTTATGTGCTGTAATAACGACGCTCGCTTCTCATATTATGTTGGCTTTCACTTTCTGGAACCCCTGGATTGCAATG TGCTTACTAGGAGTGGCGTACTCCTTGCTTGCCTGTGCCCTGTGGCCCATGGTGGCCTTTGTTGTTCCAGAACATCAGCTGGGAACCGCTTATGGCTT CATGCAGTCTATCCAGAATCTCGGTCTGGCAGTTATTGCTATAGCAGCTGGGATGATTCTGGACACAAGAGGATACCTGTTTCTTGAAGTCTTCTTCAGTGCTTGTGTTTCCT tgTCACTGGTAGCTGTAGTCATGCTGTATTTTGTGAATCACCTAACAG GTGGTGATCTTAACTGGTCGgcaaagaagagggaaaaactGCAAAAAGTAGCTGCAAATGA aaaagaaatttga